In one Aromatoleum aromaticum EbN1 genomic region, the following are encoded:
- a CDS encoding GntR family transcriptional regulator, translated as MDQRRTVKPNLASSIRDSLQEDIESGKLPPGTPLDERAIAAQFSVSRTPVREALQQLAAQNLVHITPRQGVVVSRLSVPQLRDMLELLGELEALCAKLAARRASEELRASLESVLQQGLEASQSGNVGEYSNANLRFHEVIYAGSRNELLAQQVRPLRRLIQRYNVNNRQLQTPTQIEDSMRAHRKIADAIMTGDEALAYRLMLEHVPVGASGFSEFLSSLPASFFE; from the coding sequence ATGGATCAACGAAGAACCGTCAAGCCCAACCTCGCTTCCTCGATCAGGGACTCGCTGCAGGAAGACATCGAAAGCGGAAAACTTCCCCCGGGAACGCCGTTGGACGAACGCGCCATCGCCGCGCAGTTCTCCGTATCCAGAACCCCGGTGCGGGAAGCGCTCCAGCAGCTCGCCGCGCAAAACCTGGTGCACATCACACCTCGGCAGGGCGTTGTGGTATCCCGCCTGTCGGTTCCCCAACTACGGGACATGCTGGAACTGCTCGGAGAACTCGAGGCGTTATGTGCAAAACTCGCAGCTCGCCGGGCGTCGGAAGAGCTGCGCGCATCGCTGGAAAGCGTCTTGCAGCAAGGTCTGGAAGCGTCCCAATCCGGCAATGTGGGCGAGTACAGCAACGCAAACCTGCGGTTTCACGAGGTTATTTACGCCGGCAGCCGCAACGAGCTTCTCGCGCAGCAGGTTCGGCCGCTGCGCCGGTTGATCCAGCGCTACAACGTCAATAACCGTCAACTGCAAACTCCCACTCAGATCGAGGACTCCATGCGGGCGCACCGCAAAATTGCCGACGCGATCATGACTGGCGATGAAGCACTCGCCTACCGTTTGATGCTTGAGCATGTGCCGGTCGGCGCCAGCGGCTTTTCAGAGTTCCTGTCGTCGCTGCCGGCAAGCTTTTTCGAGTAG